A genomic stretch from Desulfohalobium retbaense DSM 5692 includes:
- a CDS encoding redox-sensing transcriptional repressor Rex has translation MGKSIKSEHIPRATIQRLAVYVQVLENFLQEKQNVVSSEGLAKACGVNPSQIRKDLAYFGEFGVRGVGYYVQDLLTAIRQSLGIDRTWNVALVGVGNLGRSLLRYSVFRKRGFIIVGAFDCDPFKIGEVVAGLEVICSRRLSEKVQELGIEIGIITTPAERAQRAANYLTEAGVKGIVNFAPARLSVPSSVAVEYVDFVHHLFSVAFNISYQQSRNR, from the coding sequence ATGGGCAAATCGATTAAAAGCGAACATATCCCTCGGGCCACCATCCAGCGGCTTGCCGTCTACGTTCAGGTCTTGGAGAATTTTCTTCAGGAAAAGCAAAACGTGGTTTCTTCGGAGGGGCTGGCCAAAGCCTGCGGGGTGAATCCTTCTCAGATCCGAAAAGATCTTGCGTACTTCGGCGAATTCGGCGTCCGAGGGGTGGGGTATTATGTCCAGGATCTGCTGACCGCTATCCGCCAGTCTTTGGGTATTGACCGGACCTGGAATGTCGCTCTGGTAGGGGTGGGCAATTTGGGACGTTCGCTTTTGCGCTACAGCGTGTTCCGCAAGCGTGGCTTTATCATCGTCGGTGCCTTTGATTGTGACCCGTTCAAGATCGGTGAGGTTGTTGCTGGCCTGGAAGTTATCTGTTCCCGACGTCTGAGCGAGAAAGTGCAGGAGTTGGGAATTGAAATCGGCATCATCACCACACCAGCGGAGCGCGCTCAACGGGCAGCCAACTATTTGACCGAAGCAGGGGTGAAGGGCATTGTCAATTTCGCCCCGGCTCGACTTTCTGTTCCCTCGAGCGTGGCTGTCGAATATGTGGACTTTGTCCACCACCTCTTTTCCGTTGCCTTTAATATAAGCTACCAGCAATCGCGCAACCGGTAG
- a CDS encoding ATP synthase subunit I, whose protein sequence is MTTKINRRIEGWLFRRGFAEPEVRELVRNQLYVAGLMSVVLLLVAQGERWAIDFAIGAGLITANFYFLARFIAELVRMQKGAVTALLSGFYIRLGALAGILFVLIVFAQASIPALLAGLSTAVVNILLWGAGKMVGRVR, encoded by the coding sequence ATGACAACAAAGATCAATCGTCGCATTGAGGGGTGGCTGTTTCGGCGGGGATTTGCCGAGCCGGAAGTACGGGAGTTGGTGCGTAATCAGCTCTATGTGGCCGGCTTGATGAGCGTGGTTCTCCTCCTGGTAGCCCAAGGGGAACGTTGGGCAATAGATTTTGCCATCGGCGCTGGGCTCATCACGGCCAATTTCTACTTTTTGGCCCGGTTTATCGCTGAGCTGGTGCGCATGCAAAAAGGGGCGGTGACAGCGCTGTTAAGCGGTTTTTATATCCGTCTCGGGGCCCTGGCGGGGATCCTTTTCGTGCTCATTGTTTTTGCTCAAGCTTCAATACCGGCCCTTTTGGCCGGCTTGTCCACAGCCGTGGTCAATATACTTCTCTGGGGTGCTGGAAAAATGGTAGGACGCGTAAGATAA
- the atpE gene encoding ATP synthase F0 subunit C translates to MRKFLLTALNTVALVAIAGAAFAAEATPEVISMTSMATAIGMAIAAAGCGVAQGLGLKAACEGTARNPEASGKITVTMLVGLAMIESLAIYALVVNLILLFANPFL, encoded by the coding sequence ATGCGTAAATTTCTCCTGACCGCTCTGAACACGGTTGCTTTGGTTGCCATCGCCGGCGCTGCTTTCGCAGCAGAAGCTACTCCGGAAGTTATTTCCATGACTTCCATGGCCACCGCCATTGGTATGGCTATCGCCGCCGCCGGTTGCGGTGTTGCCCAGGGCCTTGGCCTGAAGGCCGCTTGTGAAGGAACCGCCCGCAACCCCGAAGCTAGCGGGAAGATCACTGTGACCATGCTGGTCGGCTTGGCCATGATCGAGTCCTTGGCGATTTACGCCCTGGTCGTGAACTTGATCCTGCTCTTCGCCAACCCCTTCCTGTAG
- a CDS encoding LysM peptidoglycan-binding domain-containing protein — translation MKRSIWAILLVLVIFSVGCASKKVTSTPSQPEPEKEVQQPQEPEPKQEVTISEPEPPAPTPMELYADKYASLPTQHKVEKGECLWWIAEYKQIYNDPFMWPLIYKANRDQIQDPDLIYPNQVFSIPRDFSKNQLTESRRQAGAPKPYLPPRDANVPADMRSELGWGF, via the coding sequence ATGAAAAGATCTATCTGGGCCATTTTGCTTGTACTTGTTATTTTCAGTGTCGGATGTGCCTCAAAAAAAGTCACCTCTACCCCGAGCCAACCTGAACCGGAAAAAGAGGTGCAGCAACCTCAAGAGCCGGAACCCAAGCAGGAAGTGACAATCAGCGAACCGGAACCGCCTGCGCCCACCCCCATGGAATTGTACGCGGACAAATACGCCTCGTTGCCGACCCAGCACAAGGTCGAAAAAGGGGAATGTCTGTGGTGGATTGCCGAATACAAGCAAATCTACAACGATCCCTTTATGTGGCCCCTTATCTATAAAGCCAACCGGGATCAGATCCAGGATCCTGACCTGATCTATCCCAACCAGGTCTTTTCGATCCCCCGTGATTTCTCCAAGAACCAACTCACTGAAAGCCGCCGCCAAGCCGGGGCCCCTAAACCATATCTGCCCCCGCGCGACGCCAATGTACCGGCAGACATGCGCAGCGAACTCGGCTGGGGCTTCTAG
- the atpB gene encoding F0F1 ATP synthase subunit A, with amino-acid sequence MAANMHPVVIVDAFEAVGIHIPHHIVYSWIAMAVLIGMGWLATRNLSLVPGRVQNFFETLIGGLEDFVVENMGEPGRKVFPVLATLFIYILVCNLMGLIPGTDASTANINNNAAMAVFVFFYYNYWGFKLHGVGYIKHFMGPVLALAPLMFIIEIISHLSRPLSLAVRLFGNIKGEELVLLLLFFLLPVISTLPIYFLFILVKSIQAFIFFMLSMVYLKGAFEEAH; translated from the coding sequence ATGGCTGCAAACATGCATCCGGTGGTGATTGTAGATGCCTTTGAGGCGGTGGGCATCCACATTCCGCACCACATTGTCTACTCCTGGATCGCCATGGCCGTGTTGATTGGAATGGGGTGGCTGGCGACACGCAATCTCTCTCTCGTTCCGGGGAGGGTGCAAAACTTTTTTGAGACCCTCATCGGCGGGCTCGAAGATTTTGTCGTCGAAAATATGGGGGAGCCAGGGAGAAAAGTCTTTCCCGTCCTGGCGACGCTGTTCATCTACATTCTGGTTTGTAATTTGATGGGCCTTATTCCAGGGACGGACGCCTCGACGGCGAATATCAACAACAACGCTGCGATGGCGGTTTTCGTCTTCTTTTATTACAACTATTGGGGCTTTAAGCTTCATGGGGTTGGGTACATCAAGCATTTTATGGGGCCAGTTCTGGCGCTTGCTCCGCTGATGTTTATCATTGAAATCATCAGTCACTTGTCTCGCCCCTTGTCACTGGCAGTCCGGCTTTTTGGGAATATCAAGGGTGAAGAACTCGTTCTGTTGCTTCTGTTCTTCTTGTTGCCTGTGATTTCCACGCTGCCCATTTATTTTCTCTTTATCCTGGTTAAAAGTATCCAGGCTTTTATCTTCTTCATGCTGAGTATGGTTTATCTGAAAGGTGCTTTTGAAGAAGCCCACTAA
- the prfA gene encoding peptide chain release factor 1 encodes MFAKLDSIEERYAEIEQELSSSDVLQDQQRYAELAKAHADLGEIISVYREYKEVLTGIEENQDVLSDGDQELRELAKEELSALETRQEELHARLQKLLLPKDPMDDKNIILEIRAGTGGEEAALFVADLLRMYTRYAETMHWKVELMNSHPTGSGGMKEVIASISGASVYSRLKYESGVHRVQRVPSTESQGRIHTSAVTVAILPEAEEVDVEIDPSELRIDYFRASGPGGQSVNTTDSAVRITHIPSGVVVSCQDEKSQHKNKAKAMKVLRSRILKAKQEEAKKELDASRRSQVGSGDRSERIRTYNFPQGRITDHRINLTLYSLENVLAGNMDEVIEPLVQHDQAEALRAQAEE; translated from the coding sequence ATGTTTGCCAAGTTGGATAGCATTGAAGAGCGTTACGCCGAAATCGAACAGGAACTGAGTTCGAGCGATGTCCTGCAGGATCAGCAACGCTATGCGGAGCTGGCCAAGGCCCACGCCGACCTCGGGGAGATTATTTCCGTTTATCGGGAGTACAAGGAAGTGCTCACCGGTATTGAGGAAAATCAGGACGTCCTGTCCGACGGGGATCAGGAGTTGCGCGAGCTCGCCAAAGAGGAGCTGAGCGCTTTGGAAACCCGTCAGGAGGAACTCCACGCCCGGTTGCAAAAGCTCTTGCTGCCAAAGGACCCCATGGATGACAAGAATATCATTCTGGAAATCCGGGCTGGAACCGGCGGTGAAGAGGCGGCGCTGTTTGTTGCTGATCTGCTCCGCATGTATACTCGGTACGCGGAAACCATGCACTGGAAAGTTGAACTCATGAATTCCCATCCGACTGGATCCGGGGGGATGAAGGAAGTCATCGCATCGATTTCTGGGGCCTCGGTGTACAGTCGATTGAAATATGAGTCCGGTGTTCACCGTGTCCAGCGTGTCCCGAGTACCGAGTCTCAGGGGCGGATCCATACCTCGGCGGTAACAGTGGCCATTTTGCCGGAAGCTGAGGAAGTCGATGTGGAGATCGATCCTTCAGAATTGCGAATTGATTACTTTCGAGCCTCAGGCCCCGGCGGGCAAAGTGTGAACACCACTGATTCTGCGGTGCGCATCACCCATATCCCTTCTGGTGTGGTCGTCTCCTGCCAGGATGAGAAATCCCAGCACAAGAATAAGGCCAAGGCCATGAAGGTCCTTCGGTCACGGATTCTGAAGGCCAAACAGGAAGAGGCCAAAAAGGAACTCGACGCTAGCAGGCGATCCCAGGTCGGCAGTGGTGATCGGTCTGAACGCATCCGGACCTACAATTTTCCCCAAGGGCGGATTACAGACCATCGCATCAATTTGACCCTCTACAGCCTGGAAAATGTGCTGGCCGGCAATATGGACGAGGTCATCGAACCCTTGGTCCAGCATGACCAGGCTGAAGCCCTTCGCGCGCAGGCCGAAGAATAA
- a CDS encoding AtpZ/AtpI family protein → MHEGLYPVGLMVFKKIFKIDDKDYINNLGRASMMGIHLVSGTVVGLVIGIYLDKWLGIKPWMTLIFLLFGIAAGFKNMLWEFRKIQKQGTPRDDNKDQSSH, encoded by the coding sequence ATGCACGAAGGGCTTTACCCGGTTGGACTCATGGTCTTTAAGAAAATATTCAAGATAGATGACAAAGACTATATAAACAATCTCGGCCGGGCGAGCATGATGGGCATCCATCTGGTCAGCGGTACAGTCGTCGGGCTGGTCATCGGGATTTATCTGGATAAGTGGCTGGGAATCAAGCCGTGGATGACACTGATTTTTTTGCTCTTTGGGATAGCTGCGGGATTCAAGAACATGCTCTGGGAATTCCGGAAAATTCAAAAGCAGGGCACGCCCCGCGATGACAACAAAGATCAATCGTCGCATTGA
- the rpmE gene encoding 50S ribosomal protein L31, producing the protein MKDGIHPKVHQAKITCSCGFEVEAQSTWGEEIQVEICSHCHPFYTGKQRFVDTAGRIDRFRKKYAQFENAKKQK; encoded by the coding sequence ATGAAAGACGGCATCCATCCCAAGGTGCATCAGGCTAAGATCACCTGCTCGTGCGGCTTTGAGGTCGAGGCCCAGTCCACATGGGGCGAAGAAATCCAGGTGGAAATTTGCTCCCATTGCCATCCCTTTTATACCGGAAAGCAGCGGTTTGTGGATACGGCGGGTCGAATCGACCGTTTTCGCAAGAAATACGCCCAGTTCGAAAATGCCAAGAAGCAAAAATAA
- a CDS encoding triose-phosphate isomerase, whose amino-acid sequence MTSKFLHLKRPTPALEMKNRSEPELFRDLYPYKRVSRTSFDDTFVMHRPAEPMFITDTTFRDGQQARPPYSVAQISRIYDMLHKLGGYSGLIRQCEFFLYSQKDRRAVETCLAKSYTFPEITAWIRANTDDLKLVRSMGIKETGMLTSVSDYHIYLKLGKDRAQAMQDYLEVIEKALEMGITPRCHFEDITRADIYGFCLPFARKLMDLSKQSGLPVKIRLCDTMGYGVPYPGAALPRSVAKIVRAFTDEAEVPGQWLEWHGHNDFHKGLINAVTAWLYGCSGANGTLLGFGERTGNAPVEALVLEYISLTGDDDVAYTPSIAEIADYFEKELDYAIPPNYPFVGRDFNATSAGIHVDGLAKNEEIYNIFDTRHILGRSVPIIITDKTGRAGVAYWINHNLELPKEKQVSKSHPAVGKIHKKIMEAYEQGRTTSFSHEEMHGLVKRYLPELESSEFDHLKEMAQNLATKIFYRLAMDSNIRSLGSRSVAARMNSFLEHYPFFQYIYLTDTQGNLITWQVSHPEDKTLYRNKLVDQNFSDREWFQQPMNTGEMHITDFYRSMFSGKLCLTISAPVLDKNDDITAILGGDIRFEELIKLHEAIDNEERLKAEPNGENDPAQK is encoded by the coding sequence ATGACTTCGAAATTTCTCCACCTCAAACGCCCTACCCCGGCTTTGGAAATGAAGAACAGATCTGAGCCCGAACTCTTTCGGGATCTCTATCCGTATAAACGGGTCAGCCGGACAAGCTTTGACGACACCTTTGTCATGCACCGGCCAGCCGAACCCATGTTTATCACCGATACCACCTTTCGGGACGGGCAGCAGGCTCGCCCGCCCTACTCCGTGGCCCAGATCAGCCGGATTTACGACATGCTCCATAAACTCGGCGGGTACAGCGGTCTGATCAGGCAATGCGAATTTTTTCTCTACTCCCAAAAAGACCGCCGGGCTGTAGAGACCTGTCTGGCCAAATCCTATACCTTTCCGGAGATCACCGCCTGGATCAGGGCCAACACGGATGACCTCAAACTGGTCCGGTCCATGGGGATCAAGGAGACCGGTATGCTCACATCGGTCTCCGATTACCACATCTATCTCAAACTCGGCAAAGACCGCGCCCAGGCCATGCAGGATTACCTTGAGGTCATTGAAAAAGCCTTGGAGATGGGCATCACTCCTCGCTGCCACTTTGAAGACATCACTCGCGCGGACATCTACGGCTTTTGCCTCCCCTTTGCCCGCAAGCTGATGGACCTCTCCAAGCAAAGCGGCCTCCCGGTCAAGATCCGCCTCTGCGACACCATGGGCTACGGCGTGCCTTATCCTGGTGCCGCCCTGCCCCGCAGCGTAGCCAAAATCGTCAGGGCCTTTACCGATGAGGCTGAGGTACCTGGGCAATGGCTGGAATGGCACGGGCACAATGATTTCCATAAGGGATTGATTAACGCGGTCACCGCCTGGCTCTATGGATGTTCCGGCGCCAATGGAACCCTTCTTGGGTTTGGAGAGCGGACAGGCAATGCCCCTGTCGAGGCTTTGGTCCTGGAATACATTTCTCTGACCGGCGACGACGATGTGGCCTACACCCCGAGTATCGCTGAAATCGCCGACTACTTCGAAAAAGAACTCGATTACGCCATCCCACCCAACTACCCCTTTGTCGGGCGGGACTTCAACGCCACCAGCGCCGGAATCCATGTCGACGGATTGGCCAAAAACGAAGAGATCTACAATATTTTCGACACCCGCCACATCCTCGGCCGCAGCGTGCCGATCATTATCACCGACAAGACCGGGCGGGCCGGGGTCGCGTATTGGATCAACCACAACCTGGAATTGCCCAAAGAAAAACAGGTCAGCAAAAGCCATCCGGCCGTTGGCAAAATCCATAAGAAGATCATGGAAGCCTACGAACAAGGCCGGACGACCTCGTTTTCTCACGAAGAAATGCACGGTCTGGTCAAACGGTATCTCCCCGAACTTGAATCTTCGGAATTCGATCACCTCAAAGAAATGGCCCAGAATCTGGCCACGAAGATCTTTTATCGCTTGGCAATGGACTCGAATATCCGGAGCCTGGGCTCGCGATCCGTGGCAGCCCGCATGAACTCCTTTTTGGAGCACTACCCCTTCTTCCAGTACATCTATCTGACCGACACCCAGGGCAATCTCATCACTTGGCAGGTCAGCCATCCGGAAGACAAGACCCTGTACCGCAACAAACTCGTTGACCAGAATTTCTCGGATCGGGAATGGTTCCAGCAACCGATGAACACCGGGGAAATGCACATTACTGATTTCTACCGTTCCATGTTTTCCGGGAAGCTGTGCCTGACGATTTCCGCTCCGGTCCTGGACAAAAACGACGACATCACGGCCATCCTCGGCGGCGATATCCGTTTCGAAGAGTTGATCAAACTCCACGAAGCCATCGACAATGAGGAACGGCTCAAAGCCGAGCCCAATGGGGAGAACGACCC